Proteins found in one Thermaerobacter subterraneus DSM 13965 genomic segment:
- the recO gene encoding DNA repair protein RecO: protein MPLYSVEGIVLRTREYGERDRLVTLVDRDGTRRTVLAKGVRRPRSSLAAGVQPYTYSRFLLWKGRSLDGVSQVQVLDAHAGLRGSLEALAAAAYVAELAEAFTHEGAPSPGVFPVLLAVLRGLAAAPADRVAQGLWLRHAELRLLDLAGLGIQLEACQDCGRPLVLPQGRGAGGGPPAPAPGEGALPAGYSAEMGGALCRRCRPGRPAALSLDPATWQVLRLAGRLNPQLAARLRPAPATLARAAEVTQTHLVYHLGRPFRSAGILAILDEAAMPPAGPPAPGASAGR from the coding sequence ATGCCCCTCTACAGCGTGGAAGGGATCGTGCTCAGGACCCGGGAGTACGGCGAGCGGGACCGGCTGGTCACCCTGGTGGACCGGGACGGGACCCGCCGCACCGTGCTGGCCAAGGGGGTGCGCCGCCCGCGCAGTTCCTTGGCGGCCGGGGTGCAGCCCTACACCTACAGCCGGTTCCTCCTGTGGAAAGGGCGCTCCCTGGACGGGGTAAGCCAGGTCCAGGTGCTGGACGCCCACGCCGGCCTGCGGGGGAGCCTGGAGGCCCTGGCGGCCGCCGCCTACGTGGCCGAGCTGGCCGAGGCGTTCACCCACGAAGGGGCACCGAGCCCCGGGGTCTTCCCCGTACTGCTGGCGGTGCTGCGGGGGCTGGCGGCGGCCCCTGCCGACCGCGTGGCCCAGGGGCTCTGGCTGCGCCATGCGGAGCTCCGGCTGCTCGATCTGGCCGGCCTGGGCATCCAGCTGGAGGCCTGCCAGGACTGCGGGCGGCCCCTGGTGCTGCCGCAGGGGCGCGGCGCGGGGGGTGGCCCGCCCGCCCCCGCGCCCGGGGAGGGGGCCCTGCCCGCGGGTTACAGCGCCGAGATGGGCGGCGCCCTCTGCCGGAGGTGCCGGCCGGGCCGGCCGGCGGCCCTGTCCCTGGACCCCGCCACCTGGCAGGTGCTGCGCCTGGCCGGGCGGCTGAACCCCCAGCTGGCGGCCCGGCTGCGGCCGGCGCCGGCGACCCTGGCCCGGGCGGCGGAGGTGACCCAGACCCACCTGGTCTACCACCTGGGCCGGCCCTTTCGATCGGCCGGCATTTTGGCAATACTGGATGAAGCAGCGATGCCGCCGGCGGGGCCGCCGGCACCCGGGGCGAGCGCAGGCCGCTAG
- a CDS encoding potassium/proton antiporter, with protein sequence MYPPAGRQGEFSPGGGTIDVLTLLLLGLGIALLLGVALTWLADRVAFPALVLFLGLGMLAGSDVLGWVYFDNARLAHQVATVALALILFEGGLASRWSELRPVLAPGLVLATAGVAISAALVGAAAAWLPGLDWTHGLLIGAIVGSTDAAAVFAILRRTPLPRKLAATLELESGTNDPVAIFLTDLFVRMAIEPVAPLEGLALLVRQVGFGAVAGWAAGRAGAVAMNRLAAESSYPYMLLSTGVALTAYGAAAVVGGSGFLAVYLAGLMMSRYAPVYRLTVVRFHEGLSWVAQVGMFVLLGLLVFPSQLPEVAGGALVITGALMLVARPLATWICTLPWDFDWRERLFLGWAGLRGAVPIVLATVPLAAGLEDSWYLFHVVFFVVLASVAVQGTTLAPLARWLGLAAPGAGPAEPRLELAPVGRPAVGLIHVQVSEHASAAGRSLSQVNLPGGATVTMLVRDGRVIPPRGRTVLHPGDHLYVLVQERDVEPVIALLAGTEPGPRGGTGRPPAGDGAPPPPAPASEVT encoded by the coding sequence CTGTACCCGCCTGCGGGAAGGCAGGGGGAATTCTCGCCAGGGGGTGGAACCATCGACGTCCTGACCCTGCTGCTGCTGGGACTGGGCATTGCGCTGTTGCTGGGGGTGGCGCTGACCTGGCTGGCCGATCGGGTCGCCTTCCCCGCCCTGGTGCTGTTCCTCGGCCTGGGCATGCTGGCCGGCAGCGACGTCCTGGGCTGGGTCTACTTTGACAACGCCCGCCTTGCCCACCAGGTGGCCACCGTCGCCCTGGCGCTCATCCTGTTCGAAGGCGGGCTGGCCTCACGGTGGAGCGAGCTGCGCCCCGTCCTGGCTCCGGGGCTGGTCCTGGCCACGGCCGGCGTCGCCATCTCCGCCGCGCTGGTGGGAGCGGCGGCTGCCTGGCTGCCCGGTCTGGACTGGACCCATGGGCTGCTCATCGGCGCCATCGTCGGTTCCACCGACGCCGCCGCCGTCTTTGCCATCCTGCGCCGCACGCCGCTCCCCCGCAAGCTGGCCGCCACCCTTGAGCTGGAGTCAGGGACCAACGATCCGGTGGCCATCTTTCTCACCGACCTGTTCGTCCGCATGGCGATCGAACCGGTCGCCCCCCTGGAAGGCCTGGCGCTGCTGGTCCGGCAGGTCGGGTTCGGCGCCGTGGCGGGATGGGCGGCCGGGCGGGCAGGAGCCGTCGCCATGAACCGCCTGGCCGCGGAATCCAGCTACCCGTACATGCTGTTGAGCACGGGCGTCGCCCTGACGGCCTACGGCGCGGCGGCGGTGGTGGGCGGCAGCGGCTTTTTGGCGGTCTATCTGGCCGGGCTCATGATGAGCCGCTACGCGCCGGTGTACCGGCTCACGGTGGTGCGGTTCCACGAGGGCCTGAGCTGGGTGGCCCAGGTGGGCATGTTCGTCCTCCTCGGGCTGCTGGTCTTTCCCAGCCAGTTGCCGGAGGTTGCCGGCGGGGCCCTGGTGATCACCGGCGCCCTCATGCTGGTCGCCCGGCCCCTGGCCACCTGGATCTGCACGCTGCCCTGGGACTTCGACTGGCGCGAGCGCCTGTTCCTCGGCTGGGCGGGCCTGCGGGGCGCGGTGCCCATCGTGCTGGCCACGGTCCCGCTGGCCGCCGGGCTGGAAGACAGCTGGTACCTGTTCCACGTGGTGTTCTTCGTCGTCCTGGCGTCGGTGGCCGTCCAGGGCACCACGCTGGCTCCCCTGGCCCGCTGGCTGGGGCTGGCCGCGCCGGGGGCGGGACCTGCGGAGCCCCGGCTGGAGCTGGCGCCGGTGGGCCGGCCCGCCGTGGGCCTGATCCACGTGCAGGTCTCCGAACATGCCTCGGCGGCGGGGCGCAGCCTCTCCCAGGTCAACCTGCCCGGAGGGGCGACGGTCACCATGCTGGTGCGGGACGGCCGGGTGATCCCGCCCCGGGGCCGGACGGTGCTCCATCCCGGGGACCACCTGTACGTTCTCGTACAGGAGCGGGACGTGGAGCCGGTGATCGCTCTGCTGGCGGGCACCGAACCCGGCCCGAGGGGTGGAACGGGCCGGCCCCCAGCCGGAGACGGCGCACCCCCGCCGCCCGCACCGGCATCGGAGGTCACCTGA
- the glyS gene encoding glycine--tRNA ligase subunit beta, which produces MEQREMDQSEMDQRLDLLVEVGCEEIPAGDCGEARRQLAERAGTALAEAGLTYEVVRSLGTPRRLTLVVQGLSPRQEAREEWVRGPSRAAAFGPGGEPAPAALGFARSQGVEVSQLVVRQTPQGEYVFARKVHQGRPAAEVLAELLPAVLGGLEFRRTMRWGAGEHRFIRPVHWLVALLGEEVLPVSFAGVRAGRVSYGHRFLHPEAVELASAAEDEYRRRLAEAYVVVDPEERRQRIVEQARAVAAAVGGEAEIDPELLDEVVDLVEYPTAFTGSFAPEMLELPRDVLVTTMKVHQRYFPVRQPGESRLMPYFIAVRNGDERHLQTVRQGNERVIRARLADARFFFQQDRQRRLADRVADLERVSFLPGLGTLLDKTRRLERLVGWLAEELGLPAEERQQAARAARLAKADLVTALVYEFTELAGRMGREYALLDGEPPAVAQALAEQYLPRGGDDGELPSTWPGLLLAIADRADTLAGCFAAGLEPTGSQDPYGLRRAGVGLLRLLAGPAAQGPAGRAEGGGAPAGAGAAGSGHPALPPLDALLDQALAGYLPPVASPAVEVRFDPDEVRARLMDFLAARLRGLLAEAGYAHDVIQAVLAVDARDVPGVWARARAVAELVASPLAADVLTVHRRAANLAGRAEADAVDPALFREAEEQALYAAVEAAAGVVQEALAVRDYGAYFRAIAGLRPAVDAFLDRVLVMAEDPALRANRLALLKRVAGLAGRVAALGELAAGV; this is translated from the coding sequence ATGGAGCAGCGTGAGATGGACCAGTCCGAGATGGACCAGCGGCTCGATCTTCTGGTCGAGGTGGGGTGCGAGGAGATCCCTGCCGGCGACTGCGGGGAGGCTCGCCGCCAGCTGGCGGAGCGGGCCGGCACGGCCTTGGCGGAGGCGGGCCTGACGTATGAGGTGGTGCGGTCCCTGGGAACCCCGCGCCGGCTCACCCTGGTGGTGCAGGGGCTGTCACCGCGGCAGGAAGCCCGGGAGGAGTGGGTCCGGGGGCCGTCCCGGGCCGCGGCCTTCGGTCCGGGCGGCGAGCCGGCGCCGGCGGCCCTGGGCTTCGCCCGCAGCCAGGGGGTCGAGGTGAGCCAGCTGGTGGTGCGCCAGACCCCCCAGGGCGAGTACGTCTTCGCCCGCAAGGTCCACCAGGGGCGGCCTGCGGCGGAGGTGCTGGCGGAGTTGCTGCCGGCCGTCCTGGGCGGCCTTGAGTTCCGCCGCACCATGCGCTGGGGGGCCGGCGAGCACCGGTTCATCCGCCCCGTCCACTGGCTGGTGGCCCTGCTGGGCGAGGAGGTGCTGCCGGTCTCCTTCGCCGGGGTGCGGGCCGGGCGGGTGAGTTACGGTCACCGGTTCCTCCATCCGGAGGCGGTGGAACTGGCCTCGGCGGCGGAAGACGAGTACCGCCGCCGGCTGGCGGAGGCGTATGTGGTGGTCGACCCCGAGGAGCGCCGGCAGCGCATCGTGGAGCAGGCCCGGGCCGTGGCCGCCGCCGTGGGGGGCGAGGCGGAGATCGACCCCGAGCTCCTGGACGAGGTGGTCGACCTGGTGGAGTACCCCACGGCCTTCACCGGCTCCTTCGCCCCCGAGATGCTGGAGCTGCCCCGGGACGTGCTGGTCACCACGATGAAGGTCCACCAGCGCTACTTCCCCGTGCGGCAGCCGGGGGAGAGCCGCCTGATGCCCTACTTCATCGCCGTCCGCAACGGCGACGAGCGGCACCTTCAGACGGTGCGGCAGGGGAACGAGCGGGTGATCCGCGCCCGGCTGGCCGATGCCCGGTTCTTCTTCCAGCAGGACCGGCAGCGGCGGCTGGCGGACCGGGTGGCGGACCTGGAGCGGGTCTCCTTCCTGCCGGGGCTGGGCACCCTGCTCGACAAGACGCGGCGGCTGGAGCGGCTGGTGGGCTGGCTGGCGGAGGAGCTGGGGCTGCCGGCCGAAGAGCGGCAGCAGGCGGCCCGGGCGGCCCGCCTGGCCAAGGCCGACCTGGTGACCGCCCTGGTCTACGAGTTCACCGAGCTGGCAGGCCGCATGGGGAGGGAGTACGCCCTGCTGGACGGCGAGCCGCCGGCGGTGGCCCAGGCCCTGGCCGAGCAGTACCTGCCGCGGGGCGGGGACGACGGCGAGCTGCCGTCCACCTGGCCGGGCCTGCTGCTGGCCATCGCCGACCGGGCCGACACCCTGGCGGGTTGCTTTGCCGCAGGCCTGGAACCCACGGGCTCCCAGGACCCCTACGGCCTGCGCCGGGCGGGGGTGGGCCTGCTGCGCCTGCTGGCCGGGCCCGCGGCGCAAGGGCCGGCGGGCCGGGCGGAAGGCGGCGGCGCGCCGGCCGGCGCGGGCGCAGCCGGATCGGGCCACCCGGCCCTGCCCCCCCTGGATGCCCTGCTGGATCAGGCCCTGGCCGGCTACCTGCCGCCCGTGGCCTCGCCGGCGGTGGAGGTACGGTTCGACCCGGACGAGGTCAGGGCCAGGCTGATGGACTTCCTGGCAGCGCGGCTGCGCGGGCTGCTGGCCGAGGCGGGTTACGCCCACGACGTCATTCAGGCGGTGCTGGCGGTCGACGCCCGCGACGTGCCCGGGGTCTGGGCCCGGGCCCGGGCGGTGGCGGAACTGGTGGCCTCGCCCCTGGCTGCCGACGTGCTGACCGTCCACCGGCGGGCGGCCAACCTGGCCGGGCGGGCGGAGGCGGACGCCGTCGACCCGGCCCTGTTCCGGGAGGCCGAGGAGCAGGCGCTCTACGCCGCGGTGGAGGCAGCCGCCGGGGTGGTGCAGGAGGCCCTGGCCGTCCGGGATTACGGCGCCTACTTCCGGGCCATCGCCGGGCTGCGGCCCGCCGTCGACGCCTTCCTCGACCGGGTGCTGGTGATGGCGGAAGATCCGGCCCTCCGGGCCAACCGCCTCGCCTTGCTCAAGCGGGTGGCCGGCCTGGCCGGCCGGGTGGCGGCCCTCGGGGAGCTGGCGGCCGGCGTCTAG
- a CDS encoding DUF4342 domain-containing protein, translating into MSELEKIDILRERAGVSYRRAKELLDQCGGDVVEALIRLEEESRRNTWQERIQVQGAELVDRVRQLINEGNVRRIVIRNQDGQTLVELPVTVGALGALLAPMLAVVGVIAALVTRATIVVERRNDGTAGAGQGTGGTGGAGPAGAGGWGETGTGPGAAGGPAGGYGEGGTYGGSGGWDSPGDGAAGGTQDPGPRH; encoded by the coding sequence GTGAGCGAGCTGGAGAAGATCGATATCCTGAGGGAGCGGGCCGGGGTCAGCTACCGCCGGGCCAAGGAGCTTCTGGACCAGTGCGGCGGGGACGTGGTGGAGGCCCTGATCCGCCTGGAGGAGGAGTCCCGCCGCAACACCTGGCAGGAGCGGATCCAGGTCCAGGGGGCCGAGCTGGTTGACCGGGTGCGGCAGCTGATCAACGAGGGTAACGTGCGCCGCATCGTCATCCGCAACCAGGACGGGCAGACCCTGGTGGAGCTGCCCGTCACCGTGGGCGCCCTGGGGGCGCTGCTGGCGCCCATGCTGGCGGTGGTGGGCGTCATCGCGGCCCTGGTCACCCGGGCGACCATCGTGGTGGAACGCCGCAACGACGGCACCGCCGGAGCCGGCCAGGGAACGGGCGGCACCGGGGGTGCGGGCCCGGCGGGGGCCGGCGGCTGGGGCGAGACCGGCACGGGCCCGGGTGCGGCCGGCGGCCCGGCGGGCGGCTATGGTGAGGGCGGCACCTACGGGGGCAGCGGCGGCTGGGATTCCCCGGGCGACGGGGCGGCGGGCGGGACCCAGGATCCGGGACCCCGCCATTGA
- the glyQ gene encoding glycine--tRNA ligase subunit alpha: MDFQQMILRLNQYWAEQGCVLAMPYDVETGAGTMNPLTFFRALGPEPWRVAYVEPSRRPADGRYGENPNRLYQHWQYQVILKPSPPDVQELYLGSLRALGIEPLEHDIRFVEDNWEWPSGGAWGLGWEVWLDGMEITQFTYFQQVAGFECKPVSVELTYGLERIATYLQGVDTVFDIRWVDGVTYGEMFRMAEYEHSAYSFEHADVDMLRRWFDDAAREAGRALDQGLALPGYDYVLKCSHLFNVLEARNAVSANERTALLGRVRALARKAAEAYLAQRERLGYPLLQAGAWGAGPAPADEPASGPAAG; the protein is encoded by the coding sequence GTGGACTTCCAGCAGATGATCCTCCGGCTCAACCAGTACTGGGCCGAGCAGGGGTGCGTGCTGGCCATGCCCTACGACGTGGAGACGGGGGCCGGCACCATGAATCCCCTGACCTTCTTCCGCGCCCTGGGCCCCGAGCCGTGGCGGGTGGCCTACGTGGAGCCGTCCCGCCGGCCCGCCGACGGGCGTTACGGCGAAAATCCCAACCGGCTCTACCAGCACTGGCAGTACCAGGTGATCCTCAAGCCGTCCCCGCCGGACGTGCAGGAGCTCTACCTGGGCAGCTTGAGGGCCCTGGGCATCGAGCCCCTGGAGCACGACATCCGCTTCGTCGAGGACAACTGGGAGTGGCCCAGCGGCGGCGCCTGGGGCCTGGGCTGGGAGGTCTGGCTGGACGGCATGGAGATCACCCAGTTCACCTACTTCCAGCAGGTGGCGGGTTTCGAGTGCAAGCCCGTGTCGGTCGAGCTCACCTACGGCCTGGAGCGCATCGCCACCTACCTGCAGGGGGTGGACACCGTCTTCGACATCCGCTGGGTCGACGGCGTGACCTACGGCGAGATGTTCCGCATGGCGGAGTACGAGCACTCGGCCTACAGCTTCGAGCATGCCGACGTGGACATGCTCCGCCGCTGGTTCGATGACGCCGCCCGGGAGGCCGGCCGCGCCCTGGACCAGGGCCTCGCCCTGCCCGGTTACGACTACGTGCTCAAATGCTCCCACCTGTTCAACGTGCTGGAGGCCCGCAACGCCGTCAGCGCCAACGAGCGCACCGCGCTGCTGGGGCGGGTGCGGGCCCTGGCCCGCAAGGCGGCCGAGGCCTACCTGGCCCAGCGGGAGCGGCTGGGCTACCCGCTGCTGCAGGCCGGAGCCTGGGGCGCCGGTCCCGCCCCCGCGGACGAACCGGCCTCCGGCCCGGCGGCGGGCTGA
- the ppdK gene encoding pyruvate, phosphate dikinase gives MSTGTAEPAAQPQAAPRRWVYFFDEGAGAGRALLGGKGANLAEMTRIGLPVPPGFTITTEACKAYQAAGGVFPPGLMEQVEQQLARLEREIGRRFGDPERPLLVSVRSGAPVSMPGMMDTILNLGLNDQAVQGLARETGDPRFAFDCYRRLIQMFGDVVLRVPAARFEHALEAARQRRGVRFDHELPAEELERLVATFKEIVRQEAGRDFPQDPRAQLELAIRAVFDSWNNERAKVYRRIHKIPDDLGTGVNVQAMVFGNTGPDSGTGVMFTRNPSTGARELYGEYLPNAQGEDVVAGIRTPEPIARLKEQRPALYRQLEQVAERLERHYRDMQDIEFTVDRGRLFLLQTRSGKRTAAAAVRIACDMVQEGLIDRQTALLRVDPDQVARLLHKHVDPNAAVEPLAQGLPASPGAAVGAIVFDADEAERLGRDGQAIILVRPETTPDDIHGIVAAQGVLTSRGGMTSHAAVVARGMGKPAVCGCEALRIDLEREEFQVGGRVFRKGDMITIDGATGRVFAGQVPLVEPELSPEFRQLLEWADAARRLGVLANADTPEDARRAREFGAEGIGLCRTEHMFMGPERLPAVQRMILAETREEREAALAELAVMQQSDFEGILEAMAGLPVTIRLLDPPLHEFLPSLEELLVEVTRLELEGGDPARLEERRELLRKVRALNEANPMLGHRGCRLGITFPEVYEMQARAIFRATANLRRRGVDARPEIMIPLVAHVRELAFLRERIEAVRREVEAETGLDLKVRIGTMIEVPRAALTAGEIAQVAEFFSFGTNDLTQTTFGFSRDDAEGKFLHHYLAEKILPENPFVSLDAAGVGRLIQLAVADGRRVRPDLKVGICGEHGGDPASIAFCHRAGLDYVSCSPFRVLIARLAAGRAALEEGGSEGGGGEG, from the coding sequence ATGAGCACGGGGACCGCTGAGCCCGCGGCCCAGCCCCAGGCGGCGCCGCGGCGGTGGGTCTACTTCTTCGACGAGGGAGCGGGGGCCGGCCGGGCCCTCCTGGGCGGCAAGGGCGCCAACCTGGCCGAGATGACCCGCATCGGCCTGCCCGTCCCGCCGGGCTTCACCATCACCACCGAGGCCTGCAAGGCCTACCAGGCCGCCGGCGGGGTGTTCCCGCCCGGCCTCATGGAGCAGGTGGAGCAGCAGCTGGCGCGGCTCGAGCGGGAGATCGGCCGCCGGTTCGGCGATCCCGAACGGCCCTTGCTGGTGTCGGTCCGGTCCGGGGCGCCCGTCTCCATGCCGGGGATGATGGACACCATCCTCAACCTGGGGCTCAACGACCAGGCGGTGCAGGGGCTGGCCCGGGAGACGGGGGACCCGCGCTTTGCCTTCGACTGCTACCGGCGGCTGATCCAGATGTTCGGCGACGTGGTGCTGCGGGTACCGGCCGCCCGCTTCGAGCACGCCCTGGAAGCCGCCCGGCAGCGGCGCGGCGTCCGGTTCGACCACGAACTGCCGGCGGAGGAACTGGAGCGGCTGGTGGCGACCTTCAAGGAGATCGTCCGGCAGGAGGCCGGTCGCGACTTCCCCCAGGACCCGCGGGCGCAGCTGGAGCTGGCCATCCGGGCCGTGTTCGACTCGTGGAACAACGAGCGGGCCAAGGTCTACCGCCGCATCCACAAGATCCCCGACGACCTGGGCACCGGTGTCAACGTGCAGGCCATGGTCTTCGGCAACACGGGCCCCGACTCGGGAACCGGCGTGATGTTCACCCGCAATCCCTCCACGGGTGCCCGCGAGCTGTATGGCGAGTACCTTCCTAATGCCCAGGGGGAGGACGTGGTGGCCGGCATCCGCACGCCGGAGCCCATCGCCCGGCTGAAGGAGCAGCGGCCGGCGCTCTACCGCCAGCTGGAGCAGGTGGCGGAGCGCCTGGAGCGCCACTACCGGGACATGCAGGACATCGAGTTCACCGTCGACCGTGGGCGCCTGTTCCTGCTGCAGACCCGCAGCGGCAAGCGGACGGCGGCGGCCGCCGTGCGCATCGCCTGCGACATGGTGCAGGAGGGCCTCATCGATCGGCAAACGGCCCTGCTGCGGGTCGACCCCGACCAGGTGGCCCGCCTCTTGCACAAGCACGTGGACCCCAACGCGGCGGTCGAGCCGCTGGCCCAGGGGCTGCCCGCCTCGCCGGGGGCGGCCGTGGGGGCCATCGTCTTTGACGCCGATGAGGCGGAACGGCTGGGCCGGGACGGCCAGGCGATCATCCTGGTCCGGCCCGAGACCACCCCCGATGACATCCACGGCATCGTGGCGGCCCAGGGTGTCCTGACCAGCCGCGGCGGCATGACCAGCCACGCCGCGGTGGTGGCCCGCGGCATGGGCAAGCCCGCCGTCTGCGGCTGCGAGGCGCTGCGCATCGACCTGGAGCGGGAAGAGTTCCAGGTGGGGGGCCGGGTCTTCCGCAAGGGCGACATGATCACCATCGACGGCGCCACGGGCCGGGTATTCGCCGGCCAGGTGCCGCTGGTGGAACCGGAGCTGTCGCCCGAGTTCCGGCAGCTACTGGAGTGGGCGGACGCGGCGCGGCGGCTGGGGGTGCTGGCCAACGCCGACACGCCGGAAGATGCCCGCCGGGCGCGGGAGTTCGGTGCCGAGGGCATCGGCCTCTGCCGGACCGAGCACATGTTCATGGGCCCCGAGCGGCTGCCCGCCGTCCAGCGCATGATCCTGGCCGAGACCCGGGAGGAGCGGGAGGCGGCCCTGGCCGAGCTGGCGGTGATGCAGCAATCCGACTTCGAAGGGATCCTGGAGGCCATGGCCGGGCTGCCGGTGACCATCCGCCTGCTGGACCCGCCGCTCCACGAGTTCCTGCCCTCCCTGGAGGAGCTGCTGGTGGAGGTGACGCGGCTGGAGCTGGAGGGCGGCGACCCGGCCCGGCTGGAGGAGCGCCGCGAGCTGCTGCGCAAGGTGCGGGCCCTGAACGAGGCCAACCCCATGCTGGGCCACCGTGGCTGCCGCCTGGGCATCACCTTCCCCGAGGTGTACGAGATGCAAGCCCGGGCCATCTTCCGGGCCACGGCCAACCTGCGGCGCCGCGGCGTGGATGCCCGGCCGGAGATCATGATCCCGCTGGTGGCCCACGTGCGGGAGCTGGCCTTCTTGCGGGAGCGCATCGAGGCGGTGCGCCGGGAGGTGGAGGCGGAGACGGGCCTGGACCTGAAGGTCCGGATCGGCACCATGATCGAGGTGCCGCGGGCGGCCCTGACGGCGGGCGAGATCGCCCAGGTGGCCGAGTTCTTCTCCTTCGGGACCAACGACCTGACCCAGACCACCTTCGGCTTCAGCCGCGACGACGCCGAGGGCAAGTTCCTCCACCACTACCTGGCGGAGAAGATCCTGCCGGAGAACCCCTTCGTGTCCCTGGACGCCGCCGGGGTGGGCCGGCTGATCCAGCTGGCCGTGGCCGACGGCCGCCGGGTCCGGCCCGACCTCAAGGTGGGCATCTGCGGCGAGCACGGCGGCGATCCGGCGTCCATCGCCTTCTGCCACCGGGCGGGGCTGGACTACGTCAGCTGCTCGCCCTTCCGCGTGCTCATCGCCCGGCTGGCGGCGGGCCGGGCGGCGTTGGAGGAAGGCGGCAGCGAGGGCGGCGGGGGCGAAGGGTGA
- a CDS encoding pyruvate, water dikinase regulatory protein: protein MAEPVVFIVSDSLGETAELVARAAASQFNGHRATFYRFPYVDRMETVDEIVARARREQRSLIVHTLILEDLRRALNEKAQAAGIPVVDIMGPMMAAWMRVAERPPRLQPGLRHRLDEEYFRRVEAVEFAVKYDDGKDPRGLLQADIVLLGVSRTSKTPVSMYLAHRMYKVANVPLVPEVEPPPELYKVPRNRLVGLIIRPDALQRIRRERLKAIGLGEDSSYGSMQRIQEELAYAQRIFRELGCPVIDVTNKAVEETANTVLQILAKGELHEHGDR from the coding sequence GTGGCAGAACCGGTGGTGTTCATCGTCTCCGATTCCCTGGGCGAGACCGCCGAGCTGGTGGCCCGGGCGGCCGCCAGCCAGTTCAACGGTCATCGTGCGACCTTCTACCGCTTCCCCTACGTCGATCGCATGGAGACCGTCGACGAGATCGTGGCGCGGGCCCGTCGCGAGCAGCGCAGCCTGATCGTCCACACCCTGATCCTGGAGGACTTGCGCCGGGCACTGAACGAGAAGGCCCAGGCGGCCGGCATCCCCGTGGTCGACATCATGGGGCCGATGATGGCGGCCTGGATGCGGGTGGCGGAGCGCCCGCCGCGGCTGCAGCCCGGCCTGCGCCACCGCCTGGACGAGGAGTACTTCCGGCGGGTGGAAGCCGTGGAGTTCGCCGTCAAGTACGACGACGGCAAGGATCCCCGCGGCCTGCTCCAGGCGGACATCGTGCTGCTGGGCGTCTCCCGCACCTCCAAGACGCCGGTCAGCATGTACCTGGCCCACCGCATGTACAAGGTGGCCAACGTGCCCCTGGTCCCGGAGGTGGAGCCGCCTCCCGAATTGTATAAGGTACCGCGGAACCGGCTGGTGGGCCTGATCATCCGCCCCGACGCCCTGCAGCGGATCCGGCGGGAGCGGCTCAAGGCCATCGGCCTCGGTGAGGACTCCAGCTACGGCAGCATGCAGCGCATCCAGGAAGAACTGGCCTACGCCCAGCGCATCTTCCGGGAACTGGGCTGCCCCGTCATCGACGTCACCAACAAGGCCGTGGAGGAGACGGCCAACACGGTGCTGCAGATCCTGGCGAAGGGGGAGCTCCATGAGCACGGGGACCGCTGA